The following are encoded in a window of Solibacillus sp. FSL R7-0668 genomic DNA:
- a CDS encoding MarR family winged helix-turn-helix transcriptional regulator, which translates to MKKGVPEAKMEQLKQIILLMKTIDRQVTKQFEQQTDISMTRYELLFTLINKGTVSQQILKQALQIDQAAITRHLKLLEDEQLVERKRNEKNNREVLVSITEAGRSQLMCCQKEKNHYLEQLASNFSQQELELFNNFLMRLQHNSDQYER; encoded by the coding sequence GTGAAGAAGGGAGTTCCTGAAGCGAAAATGGAGCAACTGAAACAAATTATTTTGTTAATGAAGACGATTGATCGGCAAGTTACGAAGCAATTTGAACAACAAACAGACATTAGTATGACGCGCTATGAGCTTTTGTTTACGCTCATCAACAAAGGAACCGTCTCTCAGCAAATTTTAAAGCAAGCCCTGCAAATCGACCAAGCAGCGATTACTCGGCATTTAAAACTGTTAGAAGATGAGCAACTTGTTGAACGCAAGCGTAACGAAAAAAATAATCGTGAAGTACTTGTCAGCATAACGGAGGCAGGACGCAGCCAATTGATGTGCTGTCAAAAAGAGAAAAATCATTATTTGGAACAACTAGCCTCTAATTTTTCACAACAAGAATTAGAGCTATTTAATAATTTTCTTATGCGCCTACAGCATAATAGTGATCAATACGAAAGATAA
- a CDS encoding nitroreductase family protein: MTSTFQTAKQLMYARKSVRKYKEGVMIPQEVLHQLIEDAISAPSSSNMQPWRFLVIQDQDVKNELLPIANNQQQVATCSALIAVLGDLEMYERSEEIYQANVDLGVMPQEVADMMIANSRKLYSSLPQDVLKSIVSFDAGLVSMQFMLLAKEMGYDTVTMGGFNKVQFAQYFNLPANEIPLVLIALGEAAIPAHDTSRITAEKITRFI; encoded by the coding sequence ATGACATCAACATTCCAAACAGCTAAACAACTTATGTACGCAAGAAAATCTGTCCGTAAATATAAAGAGGGCGTAATGATTCCACAAGAAGTGCTGCACCAACTAATTGAAGATGCGATTTCAGCACCCTCATCGAGCAATATGCAACCTTGGCGCTTTCTCGTGATTCAAGATCAAGATGTAAAAAACGAACTATTGCCCATTGCAAATAACCAGCAACAAGTCGCAACATGTTCGGCATTGATTGCGGTGCTAGGAGATTTAGAAATGTATGAGCGCTCGGAGGAAATTTATCAAGCAAATGTAGATTTAGGTGTGATGCCACAGGAAGTTGCGGATATGATGATTGCCAATTCTCGCAAGCTCTATAGCTCATTACCACAGGATGTATTAAAAAGCATTGTTTCGTTTGATGCAGGGCTTGTCTCGATGCAATTCATGCTGTTAGCTAAAGAAATGGGCTATGATACAGTAACGATGGGTGGCTTTAATAAAGTACAGTTTGCACAATACTTTAATTTACCAGCCAACGAAATTCCACTTGTATTAATCGCTTTAGGTGAAGCAGCAATCCCTGCACACGACACATCACGCATTACAGCAGAAAAAATTACGCGCTTTATTTAA